From the genome of Bacteroidota bacterium, one region includes:
- a CDS encoding outer membrane beta-barrel protein, with translation LGLTLNYTASSSTSIVFNGISGFEQPFLAPYGKKDVADFIITEAVNENLTLAVNADYGQERLGGSAGPLMMWKGIDLYEKYALGPKSDIALREEVYSDPYLYTLTGAPTPFDTKETLKEVTVTYEYHLFDPLITRVEFRDDLSNNPGFFNTASASPSLSAQSQPTLLIGVVATF, from the coding sequence GCTCGGATTGACGCTGAACTATACGGCTTCCTCGAGCACGAGCATCGTCTTTAACGGTATCAGCGGGTTTGAACAGCCCTTTCTTGCGCCGTATGGGAAGAAGGATGTGGCAGACTTTATTATCACCGAGGCGGTCAACGAAAACCTCACGCTGGCTGTGAACGCCGACTACGGGCAGGAGCGTTTAGGAGGTTCGGCAGGTCCGCTGATGATGTGGAAGGGGATCGATTTGTATGAGAAGTATGCGCTCGGCCCGAAATCGGACATTGCCTTGAGGGAAGAGGTCTATTCGGACCCCTATCTCTACACCTTGACCGGGGCACCGACGCCATTCGACACGAAGGAGACCCTGAAAGAGGTGACGGTGACCTATGAGTACCATCTTTTCGACCCGTTGATCACGAGGGTGGAGTTCAGGGACGATCTGTCGAACAATCCTGGGTTCTTCAACACGGCCAGTGCGAGCCCGTCGCTTTCGGCGCAGTCGCAGCCGACGTTGCTCATCGGCGTTGTCGCAACGTTCTGA